TTTTGAGGAGCACTTGGAGATGAAAGTCTGTTTGAAGCCGAGAGAATCCTTTTCCATTGAAATGGCATTGGGGAGTACCTCACTGGCTGCTGCTCCTGTCTGGCCCCTGGCTTGGAGCATCTCAGACCTCCATCCTGAACCTGTGCTCCAACAACCTGCTCCTCTTCCGCCCTCAAAGCTCACTCCAGATGCTCACTCATCAAAGCATCTCTCCAGATGACCGCCTCCATTTCTGGCTTCTGTTAGGGATAGAAAAGCCTGAGAAGCCGACAGccatttttgttttggggggtggtggtggtggtccgGTTCACACACTGCAACTTAGAGAAAGTACTCAATTGGCCATCCGTTATGCGCTCCCCACCTGGTCCCCACCATCACTGTACTGAGAAGGACGAAGAAGTCTTAGCCGCACCCTCGAGTTCTATTGCTCATTCATCGATTGGTATCCCTGTTTcaactttgggggaaaaaaaaaacaacactctttgtggtgtgtgcatgcctgctACTGTGCACCTGTGGGCGTCAGAGGTGGTCCTCTGCACCCTCTGGCCAGCACCAAATCCAGGGTGGGTCAGATGACTTCCTGTGGTTTGGGCTTATCTgcctcctcatcatcatcttaGGCTTCTCACCTCCAGAGGCCTGCTGCCTCGCTTTCTCTGTCGCACTCCAGTGCAGCAGGAGTTTTCCTCACATGCCCGAGTGTCAGCTCCCGGGGCATGGACATTTGTCTGCTTTGTGTAGTTTGTAGGTTATCATTTAGAGCTGAACAGAGGGATGGATCCTGTTACCCCAGCCCTTGAGAAACAGGCAGGAGCGCTACCTAGCGAGTCCCTGTTTCAATATCTTCACTAATATTGTGCCATACTTTgggactttcttcctttctctctttcaattttttttttttttttaatatgagtaCAGTgcacctgtcttcagacacacaccagaagaggacatcagatcctactacagaaggatgtgagccaccatgtggttgctgggaattgaattcaggatctctggaagagcagtcagtgctcttaaccactgagccatgtgttTCTTGAGTACAGGGATTACATGCCCGTTCTACCATGTCTGGTCAATTCTACATGCAGCCTTAAAACTTCTTCAGACTGGGGTGACATTTTTGTCCTCAGTGGGGCAGTTTTGAGTAATCTGTGAGCAGATAGGAACTTGCTGGGGTACTGCACAGAACTCTGGGTAGTGTGGTATATATACTGTAGGTGGCTAGGATCTGGGGAAAAGAGTCATCGATGTCACCTAGGGGTAGAGTGAATGACATTTATATAATCAGGCCATTTATATGAGGCTGAGATCCTTTCATGGGGCACCCTAGGGTCACAGTCCCAGCTGGTGTGACTCTCACAAGTCTGCCTTTCTCACTACAGTCCCAGGACATGAAAGCCCTGCAGAAGGAGCTAGAACAGTTTGCCAAGCTGCTGAAGCAGAAGAGGATCACCTTGGGGTACACCCAGGCCGACGTGGGGCTCACCCTGGGCGTTCTCTTTGGTGGGTGCCACTCGGTGTGTTCTGATCTCACAGCCCTTAGTGTAGGTGCAAGGGGGCGGGGCATCTTGTGAGCTGCCTCTCCTCCCCTTAGCTTCAACTGTAAGAGGTGGGGGCTTGGGCTCCCTATGTGCTGCCTCACTCTCCCTGTTTGATCGGCCTCTTCAGGAAAGGTGTTCAGCCAGACCACCATCTGCCNCTTTGAGGCCCTGCAGCTCAGCCTTAAGAACATGTGTAAGCTGCGGCCCCTGCTGGAGAAGTGGGTGGAGGAAGGGGACAGCAATGAGAACCTtcaggaggtgagggaggggtggCAGGATGTGTGCCTTGTCTGCCAGGCACAGTCCCTTCTGCTGCTTCCATTCCTGGCTTGAGACTCCTCCCTCTCCAACCGGAGCTAGCATTAGCAGTTCTGTGCCTCGGGTTTGTGTATTCTGGTGCTAAGAATTGGAATCCAGAGCCTTAACGTTTGCTAATCAATCAGGCTCTCCTGAGTCACCCTCAGCCCCTGCCAGCCTGACAGTGGTCCCTCCCCAGAACCCCATCTAGTGTTGGTAAAGGCTCAGACCTAGGTCTATCCAGCCCCTTCCAGAACCCCTTTCAGTAACCCCTGGCTCTGGGGCAACATCCAGTCAACACTCCCTTAGCCCGATCCCTTAGCGGTTTGTTCTTCAGTCCCATCTCAGTGTGGGGCTGTTGCCCAGCCAAATACTAAACTtgctcttgcccccccccccatcttccccTGCCCAGATATGCAAATCGGAGACCCTGGTGCAGGCCCGGAAGAGAAAGCGGACTAGCATTGAGAACCGTGTGAGGTGGAGCCTGGAGAACATGTTTCTGAAGTGCCCNAAGCCCTCCTTACAGCAGATCACTAGCATCGCCAAGCAGCTTGGGCTAGAGAAGGATGTGAGTGCCAAGATCCTGCCCCGTGGTACCCGGATGTTTCcctgtttccattccttttccCCCCACCGCTGGCTGCAGCATCCCAGAACATATTATCTTACCTCCATCTCTGTGCCCATCCTAGGTGGT
This portion of the Mus pahari chromosome 18, PAHARI_EIJ_v1.1, whole genome shotgun sequence genome encodes:
- the Pou5f1 gene encoding POU domain, class 5, transcription factor 1 isoform X2, which encodes MKALQKELEQFAKLLKQKRITLGYTQADVGLTLGVLFGKVFSQTTICXFEALQLSLKNMCKLRPLLEKWVEEGDSNENLQEICKSETLVQARKRKRTSIENRVRWSLENMFLKCPKPSLQQITSIAKQLGLEKDVVRVWFCNRRQKGKKSNMEYSQREEYEATGTPFPGGAVSFPLPPGPHFGTPGYGSPHFTTLYSVPFPEGEAFPSVPVAALGSPMHSN